A single Gambusia affinis linkage group LG20, SWU_Gaff_1.0, whole genome shotgun sequence DNA region contains:
- the LOC122823271 gene encoding kinesin-like protein KIF20A isoform X5 → MMESCFTGIPKRVGPVEVEDIKRNLLGELEAVEPQTENLHVYLRVRPFTAAESNSGESQDCVAIEGSNSVVIRAPRFCQPNRQGDKSLPPTAQRFTFTQVFGPKASQRTVFEGSVRGLVQDALQGGNCLVFTYGVTNAGKTFTFLGPDHNSGLLPRSLSVIFNSIKGNLYSRSDLKPQRCRDFSRLTPEQQAAEISTKKNLLRLLKESDKSLTTGKSASLEGSSVSSDGSMSSVAEADSFCLDIPSTVRFSVWVSFCEIYNENIHDLLEQVPSGQHKRTVLRLSQDVKGNSFIKDLRWIQVNSSEEAYKVMKIGKRNQSLSSTRLNHLSSRSHSIFSIRILRIDDVGVPRVLGISELALCDLAGSERCSRTHNTGARLKEAGNINSSLLTLGKCINAMKLNQNAKFQHHIPFRESKLTHFLQFFFCVSGRVSMVVNINQNSSCFDETLNVLKFSALAQKVVMVTSQPLALDNSACHKSAMELSLIIDEADRRRNMLNQGRRSSLVAWETSLEDVLEAEDSEEWEEESVTEGTVLEAGGEEDGDQTMEEEVVKEAALRLVLEAQIREEVSSEFMELFNKMEKDYIERLEKEREILEERAEKRVEILKNLVSKTVDLTTSSNDGCMEAANLGGIISSMTEDLQKIRADAQSVQHCLSEQTHTAELEALRLEKLQCHEQLQEAMESLEQQQQRFSELSEICAQKEDIISKLQEDLRNATQDRPATCTCGRRTREDQRTGEERKESCKCQCDDAEGQGGGAVKKRVVLEEEIWGLQEENNKKDETISELRRGLEELKNDNLELEKKVQELTDLDECLNCGSVLSSLEMEQKETARLQKENKALVNGIFQLQTEVTALQMQLKQQTDTCNSQSKQLDLTKSRLQYLENQLEESSCSTKSLTEEVTCLRQEVKEEEQNSSSINVVAKGELKKKSESAEQRSAHISQQMEELQQEKRQLEEQLALSNSSCVELRQELENQRTELSQQLQNLRAELESEGRALQHRLEDEVAGLQRVMLEKEQLLEDSRKQEETLTRELQCLKEKLHRRVEEEEKENRNGRRLHGRRRTDQRENLHRDAQDICASPLWSTIADQKKLSKKVKRKRKSSEVEGLVFSENKRNRIKEKTCNNNLEGGMLQKIDELIQNSPSVLHSKADPASFLEAVTMPTRPRRGRKKLFKLDVSSPLLDSPHSVEMRKTRRAIT, encoded by the exons ATGATGGAGTCATGTTTCACTGGAATACCGAAGAGAGTCGGACCAGTGGAGGTGGAGGACATCAAAAGAAACCTGCTGGGTGAATTGGAGGCTGTGGAACCACAG ACGGAGAACCTGCATGTGTACCTTAGAGTTCGGCCTTTTACTGCAGCTGAAAGCAACAGCGGAGAGTCCCAG GACTGTGTGGCTATTGAGGGTTCCAACTCTGTGGTTATCAGAGCTCCTAGGTTCTGTCAGCCAAATCGGCAGGGCGACAAGTCTCTCCCTCCGACGGCTCAGAGGTTCACCTTCACACAG GTGTTTGGCCCCAAAGCCAGTCAGAGGACTGTGTTTGAAGGTTCAGTTCGTGGTTTGGTCCAGGATGCTCTGCAGGGAGGAAACTGTCTGGTGTTCACTTATGGAGTCACCAATGCTGGAAAAACCTTCACCTTCCTCG GGCCAGACCACAACTCTGGGCTGCTTCCCAGGTCTCTATCAGTCATCTTTAACAGCATAAAGGGTAATCTGTACAGCCGCAGTGATCTGAAGCCTCAGCGGTGCAGAGACTTCAGCAGACTTACCCCTGAACAGCAGGCAGCAGAGATCAGCACCAAGAAAAACCTGCTGAGGCTGCTGAAAGAG AGCGACAAGAGTCTGACGACTGGGAAATCAGCTTCACTTGAAG gCTCCTCCGTCAGCAGCGATGGCAGCATGAGCAGCGTTGCTGAGGCAGACTCCTTCTGTCTGGACATTCCATCAACTGTTCGCTTCTCTGTTTGGGTCTCATTCTGTGAAATCTACAATGAGAACATCCACGATCTACTGGAACAG GTTCCCAGTGGACAACACAAGAGAACGGTGCTACGTCTGTCCCAGGACGTTAAAGGGAACTCCTTCATAAAAG ACCTGCGTTGGATCCAGGTGAACAGCTCAGAGGAGGCGTACAAAGTAATGAAGATCGGGAAGAGGAACCAGAGTCTATCTTCTACCAGACTGAACCATCTGTCTAGCAGAAG CCACAGCATCTTCTCCATCAGGATCCTCCGGATTGATGATGTTGGAGTTCCCAGAGTCCTCGGCATCAGCGA GCTGGCTCTTTGCGACCTGGCTGGCTCGGAACGCTGTTCTCGCACCCACAACACCGGAGCGCGGCTAAAAGAGGCAGGAAACATCAATAGCTCCCTGCTGACGCTGGGGAAGTGCATCAACGCCATGAAGCTCAACCAGAATGCCAA GTTCCAGCATCACATTCCCTTCAGGGAGTCTAAGCTCACCCACTTCCTGcagttcttcttctgtgtttctggCCGCGTGTCCATGGTGGTCAACATAAACCAGAACTCCTCCTGTTTTGACGAGACACTCAATGTCCTCAAGTTCTCCGCCCTGGCTCAGAAG GTGGTGATGGTTACCTCCCAGCCCCTTGCCCTGGACAACAGTGCCTGCCACAAGTCAGCAATGGAGCTGTCTCTCATCATCGATGAAGCCGACCGGCGCAGAAACATGCTGAACCAGGGCAGGAGGAGCTCGCTTGTTGCCTGGGAGACAAGTCTGGAAGATGTCCTGGAGGCTGAAGACAGTGAGGAGTGGGAGGAAGAAAGTGTGACAGAGGGAACAGTGCTGGAGGCTGGAGGGGAGGAGGATGGGGACCAGACTATGGAGGAGGAAGTGGTGAAG GAGGCGGCACTCCGTTTGGTTCTGGAGGCTCAAATCAGAGAAGAAGTCAGCTCTGAGTTCATGGAGCTGTTCAACAAGATGGAGAAAGACTACAT CGAACGTCtggagaaggagagggagatCTTGGAGGAGCGTGCTGAGAAGAGGGTGGAGATCCTAAAAAACCTTGTCAGTAAAACAGTCGACCTGACCACATCCAGCAATGATGGCTGCATG gaGGCAGCGAATTTGGGGGGAATCATCAGCTCCATGACTGAAGACCTACAGAAGATCAGAGCCGATGCTCAGAGCGTCCAACATTGTCTGTCTGAACAGACACACACTGCAG AGTTGGAGGCGCTGCGGTTAGAGAAGCTACAGTGTCATGAGCAGTTGCAGGAAGCCATGGAG AgtctggagcagcagcagcaaaggtTCTCAGAACTGTCAGAAATCTGTGCGCAGAAAGAGGACATCATCAGTAAACTCCAGGAAGACCTGAGGAATGCCACACAAGAC AGACCGGCCACCTGTACCTGTGGGAGGAGGACCAGAGAGGACCAGAGAACAGgggaggagagaaaggagagcTGTAAGTGCCAATGTGATGATGCAGAGGGGCAGGGAGGAGGAGCAGTCAAGAAGAGAG TAGTCCTGGAAGAGGAAATCTGGgggctgcaggaggaaaacaacaagaaagatGAGACAATCAGTGAGCTGAGGAGGGggctggaggagctgaagaacGACAACTTGGAGTTGGAAAAGAAGGTTCAGGAGCTGACAG ATCTGGACGAGTGTCTGAACTGTGGCTCTGTGCTTTCGTCTCTGGAGATGGAGCAGAAGGAGACAGCCAGGCTACAAAAAGAGAACAAAGCTCTTGTGAACGGCATCTTCCAGCTGCAGACTGAG GTAACTGCCCTGCAGATGCAGCTCAAACAGCAGACTGACACATGCAACAGCCAGTCAAAGCAGCTAGACTTGACTAAGTCGCGCCTTCAGTACCTTGAGAACCAATTAGAGGAGAGTTCTTGCTCAACTAAGAGTCTCACAGAAGAAGTGACGTGTCTGAGACAGGAAGTCAAG gaggaggaacagaacagcagcagcatcaatGTGGTTGCCAAGGGAGAGCTGAAGAAGAAGAGTGAATCGGCAGAGCAGAGGTCTGCTCACATCTCCCAACAGATGGAAGAGCTGCAGCAAGAGAAGaggcagctggaggagcagctggcTCTCAG CAACAGCAGCTGTGTGGAGCTCAGGCAGGAGCTGGAAAATCAGAGAACAGAATTGAGCCAGCAACTGCAGAATCTAAGGGCAGAGCTGGAGTCAGAGGGTAGAGCTCTGCAGCACAGACTGGAGGATGAGGTAGCAG GGTTGCAGCGAGTAATGCTGGAGAAGGAGCAACTACTGGAGGACAGCCGAAAGCAGGAAGAGACTCTGACACGAG AGCTGCAGTGTCTGAAGGAGAAGCTGCATAGGAGGgttgaagaggaggagaaggagaatcGGAATGGGAGGAGGCTACATGGGAGGAGGAGAACGGACCAGAGGGAGAATCTGCACAGAGATGCTCAG gacATTTGTGCTTCCCCTTTGTGGTCTACCATCGCTGACCAGAAGAAACTTTCCAAGAAAGTgaagaggaaaaggaagagCAGTGAGGTAGAG GGTTTGGTGTTCAGTGAGAACAAGAGGAACagaattaaagagaaaactTGCAACAACAATCTA GAGGGTGGCATGCTGCAGAAGATTGATGAACTGATCCAGAACTCTCCATCTGTCCTCCACAGCAAAG CTGATCCTGCCTCTTTCCTGGAGGCCGTCACTATGCCAACCAGACCCCGGCGAGGACGAAAGAAGCTGTTCAAGCTGGATGTCTCATCTCCGCTGCTGGACTCTCCTCACAGC GTGGAAATGAGGAAGACAAGGAGAGCGATCACCTGA
- the LOC122823271 gene encoding kinesin-like protein KIF20A isoform X4 codes for MMESCFTGIPKRVGPVEVEDIKRNLLGELEAVEPQTENLHVYLRVRPFTAAESNSGESQDCVAIEGSNSVVIRAPRFCQPNRQGDKSLPPTAQRFTFTQVFGPKASQRTVFEGSVRGLVQDALQGGNCLVFTYGVTNAGKTFTFLGPDHNSGLLPRSLSVIFNSIKGNLYSRSDLKPQRCRDFSRLTPEQQAAEISTKKNLLRLLKESDKSLTTGKSASLEGSSVSSDGSMSSVAEADSFCLDIPSTVRFSVWVSFCEIYNENIHDLLEQVPSGQHKRTVLRLSQDVKGNSFIKDLRWIQVNSSEEAYKVMKIGKRNQSLSSTRLNHLSSRSHSIFSIRILRIDDVGVPRVLGISELALCDLAGSERCSRTHNTGARLKEAGNINSSLLTLGKCINAMKLNQNAKFQHHIPFRESKLTHFLQFFFCVSGRVSMVVNINQNSSCFDETLNVLKFSALAQKVVMVTSQPLALDNSACHKSAMELSLIIDEADRRRNMLNQGRRSSLVAWETSLEDVLEAEDSEEWEEESVTEGTVLEAGGEEDGDQTMEEEVVKEAALRLVLEAQIREEVSSEFMELFNKMEKDYIERLEKEREILEERAEKRVEILKNLVSKTVDLTTSSNDGCMEAANLGGIISSMTEDLQKIRADAQSVQHCLSEQTHTAELEALRLEKLQCHEQLQEAMESLEQQQQRFSELSEICAQKEDIISKLQEDLRNATQDRPATCTCGRRTREDQRTGEERKESCKCQCDDAEGQGGGAVKKRVVLEEEIWGLQEENNKKDETISELRRGLEELKNDNLELEKKVQELTDLDECLNCGSVLSSLEMEQKETARLQKENKALVNGIFQLQTEVTALQMQLKQQTDTCNSQSKQLDLTKSRLQYLENQLEESSCSTKSLTEEVTCLRQEVKQEEEQNSSSINVVAKGELKKKSESAEQRSAHISQQMEELQQEKRQLEEQLALSNSSCVELRQELENQRTELSQQLQNLRAELESEGRALQHRLEDEVAGLQRVMLEKEQLLEDSRKQEETLTRELQCLKEKLHRRVEEEEKENRNGRRLHGRRRTDQRENLHRDAQDICASPLWSTIADQKKLSKKVKRKRKSSEVEGLVFSENKRNRIKEKTCNNNLEGGMLQKIDELIQNSPSVLHSKADPASFLEAVTMPTRPRRGRKKLFKLDVSSPLLDSPHSVEMRKTRRAIT; via the exons ATGATGGAGTCATGTTTCACTGGAATACCGAAGAGAGTCGGACCAGTGGAGGTGGAGGACATCAAAAGAAACCTGCTGGGTGAATTGGAGGCTGTGGAACCACAG ACGGAGAACCTGCATGTGTACCTTAGAGTTCGGCCTTTTACTGCAGCTGAAAGCAACAGCGGAGAGTCCCAG GACTGTGTGGCTATTGAGGGTTCCAACTCTGTGGTTATCAGAGCTCCTAGGTTCTGTCAGCCAAATCGGCAGGGCGACAAGTCTCTCCCTCCGACGGCTCAGAGGTTCACCTTCACACAG GTGTTTGGCCCCAAAGCCAGTCAGAGGACTGTGTTTGAAGGTTCAGTTCGTGGTTTGGTCCAGGATGCTCTGCAGGGAGGAAACTGTCTGGTGTTCACTTATGGAGTCACCAATGCTGGAAAAACCTTCACCTTCCTCG GGCCAGACCACAACTCTGGGCTGCTTCCCAGGTCTCTATCAGTCATCTTTAACAGCATAAAGGGTAATCTGTACAGCCGCAGTGATCTGAAGCCTCAGCGGTGCAGAGACTTCAGCAGACTTACCCCTGAACAGCAGGCAGCAGAGATCAGCACCAAGAAAAACCTGCTGAGGCTGCTGAAAGAG AGCGACAAGAGTCTGACGACTGGGAAATCAGCTTCACTTGAAG gCTCCTCCGTCAGCAGCGATGGCAGCATGAGCAGCGTTGCTGAGGCAGACTCCTTCTGTCTGGACATTCCATCAACTGTTCGCTTCTCTGTTTGGGTCTCATTCTGTGAAATCTACAATGAGAACATCCACGATCTACTGGAACAG GTTCCCAGTGGACAACACAAGAGAACGGTGCTACGTCTGTCCCAGGACGTTAAAGGGAACTCCTTCATAAAAG ACCTGCGTTGGATCCAGGTGAACAGCTCAGAGGAGGCGTACAAAGTAATGAAGATCGGGAAGAGGAACCAGAGTCTATCTTCTACCAGACTGAACCATCTGTCTAGCAGAAG CCACAGCATCTTCTCCATCAGGATCCTCCGGATTGATGATGTTGGAGTTCCCAGAGTCCTCGGCATCAGCGA GCTGGCTCTTTGCGACCTGGCTGGCTCGGAACGCTGTTCTCGCACCCACAACACCGGAGCGCGGCTAAAAGAGGCAGGAAACATCAATAGCTCCCTGCTGACGCTGGGGAAGTGCATCAACGCCATGAAGCTCAACCAGAATGCCAA GTTCCAGCATCACATTCCCTTCAGGGAGTCTAAGCTCACCCACTTCCTGcagttcttcttctgtgtttctggCCGCGTGTCCATGGTGGTCAACATAAACCAGAACTCCTCCTGTTTTGACGAGACACTCAATGTCCTCAAGTTCTCCGCCCTGGCTCAGAAG GTGGTGATGGTTACCTCCCAGCCCCTTGCCCTGGACAACAGTGCCTGCCACAAGTCAGCAATGGAGCTGTCTCTCATCATCGATGAAGCCGACCGGCGCAGAAACATGCTGAACCAGGGCAGGAGGAGCTCGCTTGTTGCCTGGGAGACAAGTCTGGAAGATGTCCTGGAGGCTGAAGACAGTGAGGAGTGGGAGGAAGAAAGTGTGACAGAGGGAACAGTGCTGGAGGCTGGAGGGGAGGAGGATGGGGACCAGACTATGGAGGAGGAAGTGGTGAAG GAGGCGGCACTCCGTTTGGTTCTGGAGGCTCAAATCAGAGAAGAAGTCAGCTCTGAGTTCATGGAGCTGTTCAACAAGATGGAGAAAGACTACAT CGAACGTCtggagaaggagagggagatCTTGGAGGAGCGTGCTGAGAAGAGGGTGGAGATCCTAAAAAACCTTGTCAGTAAAACAGTCGACCTGACCACATCCAGCAATGATGGCTGCATG gaGGCAGCGAATTTGGGGGGAATCATCAGCTCCATGACTGAAGACCTACAGAAGATCAGAGCCGATGCTCAGAGCGTCCAACATTGTCTGTCTGAACAGACACACACTGCAG AGTTGGAGGCGCTGCGGTTAGAGAAGCTACAGTGTCATGAGCAGTTGCAGGAAGCCATGGAG AgtctggagcagcagcagcaaaggtTCTCAGAACTGTCAGAAATCTGTGCGCAGAAAGAGGACATCATCAGTAAACTCCAGGAAGACCTGAGGAATGCCACACAAGAC AGACCGGCCACCTGTACCTGTGGGAGGAGGACCAGAGAGGACCAGAGAACAGgggaggagagaaaggagagcTGTAAGTGCCAATGTGATGATGCAGAGGGGCAGGGAGGAGGAGCAGTCAAGAAGAGAG TAGTCCTGGAAGAGGAAATCTGGgggctgcaggaggaaaacaacaagaaagatGAGACAATCAGTGAGCTGAGGAGGGggctggaggagctgaagaacGACAACTTGGAGTTGGAAAAGAAGGTTCAGGAGCTGACAG ATCTGGACGAGTGTCTGAACTGTGGCTCTGTGCTTTCGTCTCTGGAGATGGAGCAGAAGGAGACAGCCAGGCTACAAAAAGAGAACAAAGCTCTTGTGAACGGCATCTTCCAGCTGCAGACTGAG GTAACTGCCCTGCAGATGCAGCTCAAACAGCAGACTGACACATGCAACAGCCAGTCAAAGCAGCTAGACTTGACTAAGTCGCGCCTTCAGTACCTTGAGAACCAATTAGAGGAGAGTTCTTGCTCAACTAAGAGTCTCACAGAAGAAGTGACGTGTCTGAGACAGGAAGTCAAG caggaggaggaacagaacagcagcagcatcaatGTGGTTGCCAAGGGAGAGCTGAAGAAGAAGAGTGAATCGGCAGAGCAGAGGTCTGCTCACATCTCCCAACAGATGGAAGAGCTGCAGCAAGAGAAGaggcagctggaggagcagctggcTCTCAG CAACAGCAGCTGTGTGGAGCTCAGGCAGGAGCTGGAAAATCAGAGAACAGAATTGAGCCAGCAACTGCAGAATCTAAGGGCAGAGCTGGAGTCAGAGGGTAGAGCTCTGCAGCACAGACTGGAGGATGAGGTAGCAG GGTTGCAGCGAGTAATGCTGGAGAAGGAGCAACTACTGGAGGACAGCCGAAAGCAGGAAGAGACTCTGACACGAG AGCTGCAGTGTCTGAAGGAGAAGCTGCATAGGAGGgttgaagaggaggagaaggagaatcGGAATGGGAGGAGGCTACATGGGAGGAGGAGAACGGACCAGAGGGAGAATCTGCACAGAGATGCTCAG gacATTTGTGCTTCCCCTTTGTGGTCTACCATCGCTGACCAGAAGAAACTTTCCAAGAAAGTgaagaggaaaaggaagagCAGTGAGGTAGAG GGTTTGGTGTTCAGTGAGAACAAGAGGAACagaattaaagagaaaactTGCAACAACAATCTA GAGGGTGGCATGCTGCAGAAGATTGATGAACTGATCCAGAACTCTCCATCTGTCCTCCACAGCAAAG CTGATCCTGCCTCTTTCCTGGAGGCCGTCACTATGCCAACCAGACCCCGGCGAGGACGAAAGAAGCTGTTCAAGCTGGATGTCTCATCTCCGCTGCTGGACTCTCCTCACAGC GTGGAAATGAGGAAGACAAGGAGAGCGATCACCTGA